Part of the Micromonospora tarapacensis genome is shown below.
CACCCACGCCTGCTGTAGGCGGGCCTCCATGTCCCGGCACTGCTGGCGGGCACGGTCGATCTCGGTCACGGTGTCGGTCGAGGCAGGTGCGGGGTGGGTCATCGGGAACCTCCATCGTTGGCGGGGCGGCAGGCGGGGCGGCAGGCGGGGCAGCGTGATCCGGGTAGGCCCCAGACCGGCCGGTAGCAGCCGGCGCAGGACACGTACTCGTAGCCGGCCGGCGGCGGCAGGTCGTTGTGGCCGGTGTCGGCCGGGGCATCGCCGGCGAGCGCGGCGTCGACCCGGGCCCGGCCGCGGCGGGCACGGGCGGCGGCCTCCTCCGGGTTGCGGACCTCTCGGGCGGCCAGGTCGGCCTCCCAGGCGGGCCGGCCGCGCCAGCGTGGCCGCGTCACCGACGCCGTCGCTTTGCCGCTCGTCGGGCGGCCCGGTTCCCGCCCGGCGGTACCTGCGCCATGGCGTGCTGAATCGCCGCCATGTCGCCTCTCCCGCCGCCGGATACCGTCACCGGCGCCGCGTCACAGCTCGGCTCCCACCGCTGGCCGACCAGCCGCCACCGACACCCGGGACGACTATCCGAAACGGTGACCGGCTGGGTACAGCGGCACATCGCCCCAGCCAGCAGCCGCTCCGCCAGCCCCAACGCCGCCGCCGTGGGCGACCGGTGCCCGTCAGAGATGACCCGCGCGCCTCGGTAGGCGGCGAATGCGTACCACTGGACATCCTCTGCCGGCTCGTCGTCGTCGCCGGTGTGTCCGATCTCGAACCCAGCGGCGCCGGCCCGGTCCACCAGGTTGGCGCACGCGATCACGATGTCGTCGTTCATCCTTGGCTTTCCTCTTTCGGCTGGTCGAGGGTGGTCACGGGTCGGTCCTCACGCGCTCGGGCGAATCGGGATGACGTCGGCCAGGGCCTGGCCGGGCAGGCCGGGGTCGGGCAGGTCGGTGTGCCGGATCTCGCCGGCGAGGACCCGCCGGGCCAGGGCCGCGCCAGGGCCACGCCGGGGGCCTGGCGGGCCGCGAGGTCAGCGCGTCACGCCGGCACCGGCCGCTCGGAGGCCGGCGGCGGAGCCGGGGTGTCTGGGCGCGGACGGCGGCCAGGTGGTCGACGAGGTCGTCGGGCGGCAGGCTGCGGACGTACGCTCCGAGGGACTTCGGCGGGCGGCGGGCGGCGGTCTTGATCTGTTCGATTACCCGGGTCGCTTCGTCGTCATCCACACCGAGTCGAGCGGCGACGTAGGCGATGGTTCCGCCGCGCTGCTGATGATGTTGAGAGGTGACTGGAGGAGAGGAGTTGCGTTCCCCCGTGGGAACTTCCGTGGTTCCCTGTGGGGAACCACGGAAGTTCGAAAGGGAACTACCGGCCGGTGGAAGGGAACTACCAGTTGGTGCCGGTAGTTCCCCAGTAGGAACTACGGAACTGTCGGTGGTTCCCTGCTGGTCCTGGTCGGTAGTTCCCTCCGTCGGCGCTGCGGCGGCGACCGGGATGGTCAGCCGGTACAGCGTCGGCCGGCGCGTGATCACCCGGACCGGCACCAGCCAGCCCGCGTCGACCAGGATCTGTAGCGTGGACGTCACCAGGGCGCGCTTACCGATGCTGGCCTGCGCCACGGCCCGGTCGTAGGTCAACCAGGCCAGGTCGGCGGCCGCCGTCCGATCGCCCTGGGCATCCCGGACGTGGCGGGCGTACGTCAGGGCGAGCAGTTTCGCGCGGGGCGGCAAGGACGACTCCCAGACCGCGTCCTGGTAGACGTCGGCGTGCCAACGAGCCGGGGCCGTCATCGGCCACCCGCAGCGTGTCGTGGGTGTGCGGTACGGTGAGGCTTCACATTTGGTCCTTCGGGATCGTTGACGGCGCGGCACCTCTGACCAGGTGCCGCGCCGTTGTTGTGGGTGGGCAGGGTCATGCGGCCCTCGTCTTGGGGCGCAGGGCCTCCAGCAGCACCCGGCGGTGCTCTCTGATGTCATTGCTGGGCCGCGGTTTCGGTGCCGGCAGCGGCGGCGGCGCGGTCTGCTCGGCGGCGGCCGTGTCCGGGTCGCCGTAGCGCTCGCTGAGGACCTGGGCGAGACGCGCGTCAGACATGGGTCACCTCCAACTGGTCGAGCAGGCTCGGCCCGTCCTGCGCGTCGACCGGCAGGGTCGAGGCGGTCGACGCAGCAGCGAGGCGGCGCGCGATGGCACGCCGCTTGCGCCAGCAGCCGGCACCGACGCGGCGAGCGCGGGACACGGGCGTGATGCACGGGGTGTCGCAGTCCAGGCAGGGCACCACCGGCAGGTCGTCAGGCCGGTCCACCGTCGGACTCCTCGGGGGGTGTGTGGTCGGGGCACAGACCGCTGTCCGGGTCGGGAGTGGCACCGCAGGGGGTACGTCCGGTGGGAGGCAGCCACGGGCAGGCGGGCGGGCCGCCGGGGTGCGCGTCGATGGCCATCCGCGTGAGACCGGCGAGCATGGCGGTGGTGAGCGCCGCCGCGTCGCTGCCGTCGACAGGGACGGACGAGAGTCCGGATCTGCCGTAGGTGGGGCTGGAGTGGGGGTGGTCGTACCAGGTGCGGTTGTGCCAGTCCGTCCACCGCAGATGGAAGTCGTCCTCCCGCTCCTGCCGGATCGACGGATCGGTGAGGCCGGGCGAGTACGGGCCCCGGGTCAGCTCAGAAAGCCGTGCCAGAGGGGTGGTGTGACCGCCGTAGTGGCCCAGCTTGCTGCGGACGGTGTGGATCAGGCGGCGTCCTACCAGCGACGTCAGCACGGGCACCAGGCGGTCCGCGGCGATCCCACCGAGCACGCGGTCGATCCCCGCGAGCGCACCCTCGGCGGACGGGTACGCGCGGCGGGCGACGACGTCGACGAGAACCTGCCCGTCGAGGGTGATCGCGTGGACGTGGTACGGGGCGCCCCAGTCGGTCAGCCCGTACGCGGCGATCAGCACGGTGTCGGGGTCGTCGAGGACGTCGCCGGCCCACGCCACGGCGGCCGCACGCAGCCGCAGCCACGATGGCCGGGCCGCGGCGGACCGTTCGGTGACGACGCAGCCGGCGCACAGTCGCCGGCCACGATCGATGAACTCCAAGGGGTCGGGTCTGGTGGCCGCGCACCGGGCGCAGGTCCGTGCGGCCGTCCAAGCGGCCTGCCGGCCCGGCGACAGCGCTGGCAGCGGCGTCGACGCGGTGATCTCGTACAGGTCGGTGTGCTTGTTGCCGTGGTAGAACAGCGTCGCTGCCGGCTTCTGGCCCTCGGCGGGGCGGCGGCGCAGACGCCGCAACATCGTCACGGTGGCCAGGCCATCGGGGATCTCACCGACCCGGTACAACGGCCGGCCGGGGTTGAGCTTACGACTGGCGGTCATGATGACCCTTCACTCGTGCGGACATGGGCGCGGATGTACTGGCGGTATCGGCCGGCGTCCGGGCCGGCCAGGACGTGCGGGTTGCCGACCTCGATGAGGCGGCCGGCGGCGCCGAGTTGGGCGCGGAGAGCGGTGATCTCCTCGTAGGTGCCGACAGCCCAGATCTCCAGGCCGAGGCTGGTGTGGGCGCGAGGCTTGGCGCTAGGCATGGCGGCCGCCGTGCGGCCACGGCCCGGGAGGCTGGGCGTTGAGGGCGGCGTAGCCGGCGCGGGTGAGCCGGTAGCGCGGCGGGCCTACATGCCGGAGGTGGGCGAGCGCGGCGATCGTGATGGCCAGGAGCCGGTCCCGGTCGTCGGCGGGCAGCTGCGCGATGGCGTCGGTCACCTGCTGGCCGGGGCAGATGCCGGCGTGTGGGCAGGCCTCGGCCTCGGTGTGTTCGGCGGCTCCGGCGACCAGGACCGCCAGGGCGGCGCGGTCCTGGTCGAGGCGGGCCACAGTTGCGGGGTCAGGAGTCAGGTCGTCCACGGTTACTCCTTCTCGCCGAGGATCCGGGCCTCCAGCTCGCGGGCCGCCTCCTCGATGGCGGTCTCCGGGCGGGCGGCGGCTGGTGCGGTTTCGGGGTGCTGGGCGTCTCCCGGCCGGCCGAGCTTGCGGCAGGTGGCGCAGGCGGTCAGCTCGGTCCACGGGTCGGCCGGCTCGCTGTCCTGCCGCACGTAGCGGTGCGGCAGGACAGCGGGCCGGCCAGGGCGGCGGACCGTCCTAGACACCGCTGGCCGTGACGGTCAGGCCCAGCAGCGGGGCCAAGCGCTCGACGACGAGGCGGCCCTGGTCGAGCGGCAGCAGGGTGAGGGGCCCGCCGGCGACCTGTACCGCGAGGCACGCGGCGCGGTCGACGTCGTCGACGGAGACGTGGCCGGGCAGCTGCAGCTGGGCGGTCACCGAGATGGCGTCGCCCATCGGCAGGACCAGGACGAGCCGCTCCGGGACGCCGCGGTGCACGCCGCCGGTGGCCGGCAGGCTGGGCACCTCGGCGTCGCACAGCGCGGGCCGGCACCAGTCCGGGTGTTCGAGCGTCATCGCGACTCCTCGGCGGGGATGCGGGGCAGGACGACGGTGTCGCTGACGGCCGGGGTGGCCGGCGACACCGGGGAGGGAACGGCGGGCTCCGGGGCGACGGGCGCGGGCGGTAGCCAGGTCTCGTCGTAGGCGGGCCGCTCGGCCAGCAGAGTGAGGGGCCCGAAATAGTCCACGGCCAGGGCCGGCCCGTACATGAAGCCGCTGACCGGAGCGATCAGGAGAGTTTCGCCGTGGTCGTCGGGCTCGCGTCGGTAGTGGATGGAATGCAGCAGCGTGCCGTCGGCGCCGCGCCACGTTTGGCCGGGTTCGAGGGCTGGCACGTACGGCTGGATCTCCACCAGCGGGTGGAAGTGCTCGTCGACGAGCGGCAGGGTGACGATGTCGCCCCGGCAGCCCGGGAGAGTTACCCGCATCTGCAGGTCGCCGTGGGAGACGATCGTCGCCTCGGGGATCACCAGACGCACGACGGTGCCGGGCGGGGTGCGGTCGTAGGTCGTCACCGGCCACCGTCCCTGGGCTGCTCGGTGACCTTCACCCTGAGGGCCTTCGCGTGCTGGCGGGCGGCCGCGCGCAGCGCGGTCCGGGCCTTGGCCTTGCTCCGGCCGCAGTCCACGACGGCCACCTCGCCGCCGCCGGGTCGGTGGGTCACCTTCCAGCCGGCCTCGCGGCTGTAGTGGGCTTCCGCCACCGGGTTGTCGTTCTCGGGCCGGTAGATCGTGTCTAGGGTGATCACGGCGTACATGGGCGCGGAGCGGTCGTACCCGTACTCCACGATGCGGATCTCCGGGGTGCCGTGCGGGCGCCAGGGCGGAGCGATCGCGTCGAGCTGGCACCACTGCTTGATCAGCCACGAGTAGTCAGGGCCGGTCTTGTCCGTCCATACCCGGACCGGCGCGTACTGGGTGGCCTGCTCGATGCGTTCGACGGTCTCCCAGCGATTCATGGGTGACATGAACTGCCAGCCCGGGGCCAGCCGGTTCGCCTGCGGGCGGGTGTCGTCGCAGCCGGTGCACTGCTTGTTCCCGCCGCAGCTTCGGCAGGTCGGCTCGTTCTTGAGCAGCACCTCCGTGGCCAGGCCCCGGCGGTGGCGCAGGATCCGCACGACGTTCGTCACCGAGACGCGGTCGCCCAGATCGAAGACCTCCCGGCGTAGCTGAGACATCGCGTGGTCGACGTCGACGTCGTCGGGCAGGTTCGGCACCTTGGCGTTCGCCTCGTACCGGCGGAGCCAGTCGGTGTCGGTCGTGTGGGTCATCGGCGTGCCTCTCGCTGGTCGCGTAGCCGTACCCGGGGCCGCGGTCGGACGGGCTTGTCGTCGAGATCCGGGTCGTAGGTGGCCAGCGCCCCGGGCGCGAACTTCTTGGCGCGGTACATCGCGGCGTCCGCCTGGCGCAGCGTGAGGGCCAGGTCGCCGATTACCACCGGGGCCAGGCCGACCGTGGCGTGCACGCAGATGAGCTCGCCGCCGGGCAACTGCACCGGCCAGTACTGGGGCGGGCCGCCCGGCATCCGGCCGGCCAGCACGAACTCGTCGCCGCCCATCCGGGTGGCCATCGGGAAGTCGTGGAGACTGTCAGCCACCGCCTTGAGGACGGCGTCGCCGGCGGCGTGCCCGAACTCGTCGTTGATCTCCTTGAAACCGTCCAGGTCGAGCATCGCGAGCACGTAGCTCGTCTGCGCGAACCCGAAC
Proteins encoded:
- a CDS encoding GGDEF domain-containing protein translates to MNAARLVRRSEVATLRAQLATLRQQNRELVGLLQEAERQSRRDPLTGLLNRAGLADAFGFAQTSYVLAMLDLDGFKEINDEFGHAAGDAVLKAVADSLHDFPMATRMGGDEFVLAGRMPGGPPQYWPVQLPGGELICVHATVGLAPVVIGDLALTLRQADAAMYRAKKFAPGALATYDPDLDDKPVRPRPRVRLRDQREARR